In Halovivax gelatinilyticus, the following are encoded in one genomic region:
- the uvrA gene encoding excinuclease ABC subunit UvrA, translating to MTAEYIEVRGAEEHNLTDLDVSIPRESLTVVTGLSGSGKSSLAFETIYAEGQRRYIESLSAYARNFLGQMDKPQVETVEGLSPAISIDQKNAANNPRSTVGTVTELHDYLRLLYARVGTPHCPDCGREVGEQSAQNMVERIFELPEGTRLKIAAPVVRDQKGAFYDLFDELVTEGYARVEVDGDEYDLTMDRPELDENYDHTIDVIVDRVKVGPEDRPRIVDSVETALSEADGVLKLILPDPPESAADELGEEARRTGDLGRESDADDDGEDAADDRLVVEFSKELACTHCGIDIPEIETRSFSFNSPHGACPECEGLGETKEIDADLVIQDPTKPLKHVFEPWSYSRSYYRTRLDAVAEHFDVSLSTPYEDLDSEIQRAFLYGTSEKVLFERSTRSGTRRKRQRFEGVIPNLERRYLETDSDSTREHIEDYMSATACPACDGTRLKPASRAVYVDETSITEINAMSIGDALAHFESMEADLTERERVIAEEILKEIRARLGFMCEVGLEYLTLDREASTLSGGESQRIRLATQIGAGLVGVLYVLDEPSIGLHQRDNDRLLNTLEELRDLGNTLIVVEHDEETMRRADTIVDMGPGPGKRGGEVVVNGPIEDVKACEESITGDYLSGRRQIPVPGDRRESDAHLSIRGARQHNLADLDVDLPLGCFTAITGVSGSGKSTLMHDVLYKGLAREMNDNTSVVPGEHDAIEGIDEIETVRLIDQSPIGRTPRSNPATYTNVFDHVRELFAQTSLAKQRGYEVGRFSFNVKGGRCEECGGQGTVKIEMNFLSDVYVPCEACDGARYNDATLDVTYKGKTISDVLDMSVEEAYDFFEANSQIRRRLQLLMDVGLDYMRLGQPSTTLSGGEAQRIKLAEELGKRDTGNTLYLLDEPTTGLHSADERKLIDVLHRLTDNDNTIVVIEHELDLVKNADHVIDLGPEGGENGGEIVATGTPEAVARTDESYTGRYLRDLLPDVDLDGPRGERVEPVTAPATDD from the coding sequence ATGACCGCCGAGTACATCGAGGTTCGCGGTGCCGAAGAGCACAACCTGACCGACCTCGACGTCTCGATCCCCCGGGAGTCGCTCACCGTCGTCACCGGCCTCTCGGGTTCGGGGAAGTCCTCGCTCGCGTTCGAGACGATCTACGCCGAGGGGCAACGCCGCTACATCGAGAGCCTCTCCGCGTACGCCCGGAACTTCCTGGGCCAGATGGACAAACCCCAGGTCGAGACCGTCGAGGGGCTCTCGCCCGCGATCTCGATCGATCAGAAGAACGCGGCCAACAACCCCCGCTCGACCGTCGGGACCGTCACTGAACTACACGACTACCTCCGCCTGCTCTACGCCCGGGTCGGAACGCCCCACTGTCCGGACTGCGGCCGCGAAGTGGGAGAACAGTCGGCTCAGAACATGGTCGAACGGATCTTCGAACTGCCGGAGGGAACGCGGCTCAAAATCGCCGCGCCGGTCGTGCGCGACCAGAAGGGTGCGTTCTACGACCTCTTCGACGAACTCGTCACCGAGGGCTACGCCCGCGTCGAGGTCGACGGCGACGAATACGACCTCACGATGGATCGGCCCGAGCTGGACGAAAACTACGATCACACGATCGACGTCATCGTCGACCGCGTGAAAGTGGGTCCCGAGGACCGTCCGCGAATCGTCGACAGCGTCGAGACGGCGCTTTCGGAGGCCGACGGCGTACTCAAGCTGATCCTGCCCGATCCGCCCGAGAGCGCAGCCGACGAACTCGGCGAAGAGGCCCGGCGGACGGGCGATCTCGGACGGGAAAGCGACGCGGACGACGACGGCGAGGACGCGGCCGACGATCGCCTCGTCGTCGAGTTCTCGAAGGAGCTCGCCTGCACGCACTGCGGGATCGACATCCCCGAGATCGAAACGCGCAGTTTCTCCTTTAACTCACCCCACGGCGCCTGTCCGGAGTGTGAAGGGCTCGGTGAGACGAAGGAGATCGACGCAGACCTCGTCATCCAGGATCCGACGAAACCGCTAAAGCACGTCTTCGAACCCTGGAGTTACAGCCGGTCGTACTACCGAACGCGACTCGATGCCGTCGCCGAGCACTTCGACGTCTCGCTGTCGACGCCGTACGAGGACCTCGATTCCGAGATCCAGCGGGCCTTTCTCTACGGCACGAGCGAGAAGGTTCTCTTCGAGCGCTCGACCAGAAGCGGGACCCGGCGCAAGCGCCAGCGGTTCGAGGGCGTCATCCCGAACCTGGAGCGTCGCTACCTCGAAACCGACTCGGACTCGACGCGCGAGCACATCGAGGATTACATGTCGGCGACGGCGTGTCCCGCCTGCGACGGAACGCGACTGAAGCCGGCCTCTCGCGCCGTATACGTCGACGAGACGTCGATCACCGAGATCAACGCGATGTCGATCGGCGACGCCCTCGCACACTTCGAATCGATGGAAGCGGACCTCACCGAGCGCGAGCGGGTGATCGCCGAGGAGATCCTCAAGGAGATACGCGCCCGTCTCGGCTTCATGTGCGAGGTCGGACTGGAGTATCTGACGCTCGATCGAGAGGCGTCGACGCTTTCGGGCGGTGAGAGCCAGCGCATCCGGCTCGCCACCCAGATCGGCGCCGGCCTGGTCGGCGTACTCTACGTCTTAGACGAGCCGTCGATCGGGCTCCATCAGCGCGACAACGACCGGTTGCTAAACACCCTCGAAGAGCTTCGCGATCTGGGGAACACACTCATCGTCGTCGAGCACGACGAGGAGACGATGCGCCGGGCTGACACCATCGTCGACATGGGTCCCGGGCCCGGCAAACGCGGCGGCGAGGTCGTCGTCAACGGACCGATCGAGGACGTCAAAGCCTGCGAGGAGTCGATCACGGGCGACTACCTCTCCGGGCGACGCCAGATTCCGGTTCCGGGAGACCGCCGCGAATCGGACGCCCACCTCTCCATCCGCGGCGCGCGCCAGCACAACCTGGCCGACCTCGACGTCGACCTCCCGCTGGGCTGTTTCACCGCGATCACAGGCGTTTCGGGGTCGGGCAAGTCCACCCTGATGCACGACGTGCTCTACAAGGGGCTCGCCCGCGAGATGAACGACAACACGAGCGTCGTCCCCGGCGAGCACGACGCGATCGAGGGGATCGACGAGATCGAAACGGTCCGACTGATCGATCAGTCGCCGATCGGGCGCACCCCGCGGTCGAACCCGGCCACCTACACCAACGTCTTCGACCACGTCCGCGAGCTGTTCGCTCAAACCTCGCTCGCCAAACAGCGCGGCTACGAGGTCGGGCGATTCTCTTTCAACGTCAAGGGCGGCCGCTGCGAGGAGTGTGGCGGACAGGGAACGGTGAAGATCGAGATGAACTTCCTCTCGGACGTCTACGTCCCCTGCGAGGCCTGTGACGGCGCTCGCTACAACGACGCGACCCTCGACGTCACCTACAAGGGCAAGACCATCTCGGACGTCCTCGACATGTCCGTCGAGGAGGCCTACGACTTCTTCGAGGCGAACTCGCAGATCCGTCGGCGCCTGCAACTACTCATGGACGTCGGGCTGGATTACATGCGACTCGGCCAGCCCTCGACGACGCTCTCGGGCGGCGAGGCCCAGCGGATCAAGCTGGCGGAAGAACTCGGCAAGCGAGATACGGGCAACACGCTCTACCTGCTCGACGAACCGACGACCGGGCTGCACTCCGCCGACGAGCGAAAGCTGATCGACGTCCTCCACCGGCTGACCGACAACGACAACACGATCGTCGTCATCGAACACGAGCTCGACCTGGTGAAAAACGCAGATCACGTGATCGATCTCGGCCCCGAAGGCGGCGAAAACGGCGGCGAGATCGTCGCGACCGGGACGCCGGAAGCGG